In one Amaranthus tricolor cultivar Red isolate AtriRed21 chromosome 8, ASM2621246v1, whole genome shotgun sequence genomic region, the following are encoded:
- the LOC130820148 gene encoding haloacid dehalogenase-like hydrolase domain-containing protein At4g39970 isoform X1, producing the protein MALCASSSVVAQLNPNNHYHRRLCHHSSLSSAAVFSCLSHSLSLPFRTKTPKHCNFSLPSFSSSSVVKVSANSLVALIFDCDGVILESEDLHRQAYNDAFAFFNVRCPSSSSDGPLDWDIEFYDVLQNRIGGGKPKMRWYFKEHGWPTSTVFEIPPENDADRSKLIDILQDWKTERYQEIIKSGVVPPRPGVLKLMDEAKAAGKKIAVCSAATKSSVILTLESLIGLERFHGLDCFLAGDDVKEKKPDPSIYLAAAKKLGLTGNDCLVVEDSVIGLQAATKAGMPCVITYTPSTSNQDFSDAIATYPDLSSVSLADLEALLQHVVSAG; encoded by the exons ATGGCATTGTGCGCCTCATCCTCAGTTGTGGCGCAACTCAACCCAAACAACCACTATCACCGCCGTCTCTGCCACCATTCTTCCCTATCCTCCGCCGCAGTTTTCTCATGTTTATCCCATTCTCTGTCTCTTCCATTCCGCACTAAAACTCCGAAGCATTGCAACTTCTCTTTgccttcattttcatcatcatcagtaGTAAAAGTATCTGCAAACTCTTTGGTTGCATTGATTTTTGATTGCGATGGAGTAATTCTTGAGTCTGAGGACTTACATCGTCAAGCTTATAATGATGCGTTTGCTTTCTTTAATGTTCGTtgtccttcttcttcatctgaTGGTCCACTTGATTGGGATATTGAATTTTATGATGTTCTTCAGAATCGTATTGGTGGTGGAAAACCTAAAATGCGTTG GTACTTCAAGGAGCATGGATGGCCAACTTCTACGGTCTTCGAGATACCTCCTGAAAATGATGCTGATAGATCGAAGTTGATTGATATCCTTCAG GATTGGAAGACGGAAAGATATCAAGAAATCATCAAGTCCGGTGTT GTGCCACCTAGACCTGGAGTTTTGAAATTGATGGATGAAGCCAAGGCTGCT GGAAAGAAAATAGCTGTATGCTCTGCTGCTACCAAAAGTTCAGTCATTCTCACTCTTGAAAGTCTGATAGGACTA GAACGTTTCCATGGTCTTGACTGCTTTCTTGCAG GAGACGATGTCAAAGAAAAAAAACCTGATCCATCAATTTACCTTGCTGCTGCTAAG AAACTTGGTTTGACCGGGAACGACTGTCTAGTAGTGGAAGATAGTGTCATTGGCCTCCAG GCAGCAACAAAAGCTGGAATGCCTTGTGTAATAACTTACACTCCTTCCACTTCAAACCAG GATTTTTCGGACGCAATTGCTACGTACCCTGACTTGAGTTCTGTAAG TTTGGCTGATTTGGAGGCTCTGCTGCAACATGTCGTTTCTGCTGGCTAA
- the LOC130821647 gene encoding polygalacturonase At1g48100-like, with protein MATEGVDLKSNMGLFLMMFYLCCGFICLSQGIPLQSSYYKYSRIVIPPPNLQNSLREDHDVFNIVSYGAVGDGLTDDTQAFKSAWEAACTADHASTIIAPSGYTFLLHPFVFTGPCKTHLVFQVDGKIIAPDGPESWPKEISKKLWIIFQKTHGLTVQGHGLIDGSGHKWWDLPCKPHHHNQKTKKHENCDSPIAIRFLEGKNLTLTGINIMNSPQFHIRFDHCQHVTVDSISINSPANSPNTDGIHIGNSTDVIIHNSVISNGDDCISIGAGSHDLDIRNMTCGSGHGISIGSLGDHDTKACVSNITVSNCTIKHSDNGVRIKTWQGGFGSVSAVTFDGIQMDTVRNPIIINQYYCLSSSCSNKTSAVLIDTITYSNIYGTYDPKDPPVHLACSESVPCSNITLSGLDLRPAESKSRVEPLCWNAYGSILGDFNNPSVDCLLEGLPFSNVPNDGQC; from the exons ATGGCGACAGAAGGAGTAGATCTCAAATCTAATATGGGTTTATTTTTAATGATGTTCTACTTATGTTGTGGGTttatttgtttgtcacaagGAATACCGTTGCAAAGTAGTTATTATAAGTACTCCCGAATTGTGATACCGCCACCAAACCTGCAGAATTCTTTAAGGGAAGATCATGATGTGTTCAACATAGTCTCGTATGGGGCCGTCGGGGATGGCTTAACAGATGATACACAAGCTTTTAAATCTGCTTGGGAAGCTGCTTGTACTGCAGATCATGCATCAACCATTATTGCTCCTTCCGGATATACCTTCTTGCTTCATCCCTTTGTTTTCACTGGTCCTTGCAAAACTCATCTTGTTTTTCAG GTTGATGGAAAGATCATAGCACCAGATGGACCAGAGTCATGGCCTAAAGAAATCAGCAAAAAATTATGGATAATCTTTCAAAAAACCCATGGATTAACAGTTCAAGGTCATGGCCTTATTGATGGTAGTGGACATAAGTGGTGGGATCTCCCTTGTAAACCTCATCATCATAATCAG aaaactaaaaagCATGAAAATTGTGACAGCCCAATC GCTATAAGGTTTTTAGAGGGAAAAAATTTAACACTCACAGGAATAAACATCATGAATAGCCCACAATTTCATATCCGTTTTGATCATTGTCAACATGTTACCGTGGATTCAATATCTATAAACTCCCCGGCAAACAGTCCCAACACAGATGGAATTCACATAGGGAATTCAACTGATGTGATCATTCACAATTCGGTCATATCCAAtg GTGATGATTGTATATCAATTGGAGCTGGTAGTCATGATCTTGACATCAGAAATATGACTTGTGGTTCTGGTCACGGTATAAG TATTGGGAGTTTAGGAGATCATGATACAAAGGCATGTGTATCCAACATCACCGTTAGCAATTGCACAATCAAACACTCCGACAACGGGGTCCGAATCAAGACATGGCAAGGCGGATTTGGGTCCGTTTCAGCAGTAACCTTTGATGGGATCCAAATGGATACGGTTCGAAACCCGATCATAATAAACCAGTATTATTGTCTCTCTTCAAGCTGCTCCAACAAAACCTCTGCGGTTTTAATTGATACCATCACATATTCAAACATCTATGGAACTTACGATCCAAAAGATCCACCAGTTCACTTGGCATGCAGTGAGTCCGTACCATGCTCCAACATTACCCTTTCGGGTCTGGATCTCCGACCCGCGGAATCCAAGAGTCGAGTAGAACCTCTTTGTTGGAATGCTTATGGAAGTATTTTGGGAGACTTTAATAATCCTTCTGTAGATTGCTTGTTGGAGGGTTTACCATTTTCAAATGTTCCCAATGACGGGCAATGCTAG
- the LOC130820148 gene encoding haloacid dehalogenase-like hydrolase domain-containing protein At4g39970 isoform X2, producing MALCASSSVVAQLNPNNHYHRRLCHHSSLSSAAVFSCLSHSLSLPFRTKTPKHCNFSLPSFSSSSVVKVSANSLVALIFDCDGVILESEDLHRQAYNDAFAFFNVRCPSSSSDGPLDWDIEFYDVLQNRIGGGKPKMRWYFKEHGWPTSTVFEIPPENDADRSKLIDILQDWKTERYQEIIKSGVVPPRPGVLKLMDEAKAAGKKIAVCSAATKSSVILTLESLIGLERFHGLDCFLAGDDVKEKKPDPSIYLAAAKKLGLTGNDCLVVEDSVIGLQDFSDAIATYPDLSSVSLADLEALLQHVVSAG from the exons ATGGCATTGTGCGCCTCATCCTCAGTTGTGGCGCAACTCAACCCAAACAACCACTATCACCGCCGTCTCTGCCACCATTCTTCCCTATCCTCCGCCGCAGTTTTCTCATGTTTATCCCATTCTCTGTCTCTTCCATTCCGCACTAAAACTCCGAAGCATTGCAACTTCTCTTTgccttcattttcatcatcatcagtaGTAAAAGTATCTGCAAACTCTTTGGTTGCATTGATTTTTGATTGCGATGGAGTAATTCTTGAGTCTGAGGACTTACATCGTCAAGCTTATAATGATGCGTTTGCTTTCTTTAATGTTCGTtgtccttcttcttcatctgaTGGTCCACTTGATTGGGATATTGAATTTTATGATGTTCTTCAGAATCGTATTGGTGGTGGAAAACCTAAAATGCGTTG GTACTTCAAGGAGCATGGATGGCCAACTTCTACGGTCTTCGAGATACCTCCTGAAAATGATGCTGATAGATCGAAGTTGATTGATATCCTTCAG GATTGGAAGACGGAAAGATATCAAGAAATCATCAAGTCCGGTGTT GTGCCACCTAGACCTGGAGTTTTGAAATTGATGGATGAAGCCAAGGCTGCT GGAAAGAAAATAGCTGTATGCTCTGCTGCTACCAAAAGTTCAGTCATTCTCACTCTTGAAAGTCTGATAGGACTA GAACGTTTCCATGGTCTTGACTGCTTTCTTGCAG GAGACGATGTCAAAGAAAAAAAACCTGATCCATCAATTTACCTTGCTGCTGCTAAG AAACTTGGTTTGACCGGGAACGACTGTCTAGTAGTGGAAGATAGTGTCATTGGCCTCCAG GATTTTTCGGACGCAATTGCTACGTACCCTGACTTGAGTTCTGTAAG TTTGGCTGATTTGGAGGCTCTGCTGCAACATGTCGTTTCTGCTGGCTAA
- the LOC130820149 gene encoding uncharacterized protein LOC130820149, which produces MAIDSSPMDFCRILVVSDDGSNTGNSQYVEQLESHVCVDASVICHKSVEMETSGSFPPCVVTVDIEKGVDDVSQIDQDTCGSIKTEISLTKPLRRQNSLLAGGESIPPLMNHILMLLKLDDKEKQGIDQKPQDAASNRSRKCKRAGLFDSRQIVLLFSILSSMGTIVLILLTLRVRQQ; this is translated from the exons ATGGCGATTGATTCCTCTCCGATG GATTTTTGCCGCATTTTAGTTGTCAGCGATGATGGATCAAATACCGGGAATTCGCAATATGTGGAGCAATTAGAAAGTCATGTATGTGTGGATGCTTCAGTGATATGCCACAAATCAGTTGAAATGGAAACTTCAGGCTCATTTCCTCCTTGCGTAGTGACAGTAGATATTGAGAAAGGGGTAGATGATGTTTCGCAAATAGATCAAGATACGTGTGGAAGTATCAAAACTGAGATTTCATTAACT AAACCATTGCGAAGGCAAAATAGTTTGCTAGCAGGAGGAGAATCTATTCCTCCTTTGATGAATCACATCTTAATGTTGCTCAAGCTTGATGATAAAG AAAAGCAAGGAATAGATCAGAAGCCGCAAGATGCTGCTAGTAACCGATCGCGAAAGTGTAAGCGTGCGGGGTTATTTGATTCACGACAGATTGTTCTTCTGTTCTCTATTCT GTCAAGTATGGGGACAATAGTGCTGATATTACTTACACTCAGAGTTAGACAACAGTGA